The following proteins come from a genomic window of Chionomys nivalis chromosome 9, mChiNiv1.1, whole genome shotgun sequence:
- the Adrm1 gene encoding proteasomal ubiquitin receptor ADRM1, with protein sequence MTTSGALFPSLVPGSRGSSTKYLVEFRAGKMSLKGTTVTPDKRKGLVYIQQTDDSLIHFCWKDRTSGTVEDDLIIFPDDCEFKRVPQCPSGRVYVLKFKAGSKRLFFWMQEPKTDQDEEHCRKVNECLNNPPMPGALGASGSGGHELSALGGEGGLQSLLGNMSHSQLMQLIGPAGLGGLGGLGALTGPGLASLLGSSGPPASSSSSSSRSQSAAVTPSSTTSSTRATPAPSAPAAASTTSPSPAPSSGNGTSTAASPTQPIQLSDLQSILATMNVPAGPGGGQQVDLASVLTPEIMAPILANADVQERLLPYLPSGESLPQTADEIQNTLTSPQFQQALGMFSAALASGQLGPLMCQFGLPAEAVEAANKGDVEAFAKAMQNNAKSEPKEGDTKDKKDEEEDMSLD encoded by the exons ATGACGACTTCAGGCGCTCTGTTCCCAAGCCTGGTGCCCGGCTCTCGGGGATCCTCCACCAAGTATCTAGTGGAGTTCCGGGCAGGAAAAATGTCATTAAAAGGAACTACGGTCACCCCAGATAAACGGAAAGGGCTCGTGTACATCCAGCAGACGGACGACTCCCTCATTCACTTCTGTTGGAAAGACAGGACCTCTGGGACCGTGGAGGAT GACTTGATCATCTTTCCCGATGACTGTGAGTTCAAGCGGGTGCCTCAGTGCCCCAGCGGGAGGGTCTACGTGCTCAAGTTTAAGGCGGGGTCCAAGAGGCTCTTCTTTTGGATGCAG GAGCCCAAGACTGACCAAGATGAAGAGCATTGTCGGAAAGTCAATGAGTGTCTGAACAACCCCCCCATGCCTGGAGCACTGGGTGCAAGTGGGAGTGGTGGCCACGAGCTCTCGGCACTGGGCG GTGAGGGTGGCCTGCAGAGCCTGTTGGGGAACATGAGTCATAGCCAGCTCATGCAGCTCATCGGACCAGCCGGCCTCGGAGGACTGG gTGGGCTTGGAGCCCTCACTGGACCAGGCCTGGCCAGCTTGCTAGGGAGCAGCGGGCCTCCGGCAAGCAGCTCTTCGTCCAG CTCCCGGAGCCAGTCGGCAGCCGTCACCCCATCCTCCACCACCTCTTCCACTCGCGCCACCCCAGCCCCTTCTGCCCCAGCAGCTGCCTCGACGACCAGCCCAAGCCCCGCACCCAGCTCAGGTAATGGAACCAGCACAGCAGCTAGCCCGACCCAGCCCATCCAGCTGAGCGACCTCCAGAGCATTCTGGCCACCATGAATGTGCCCGCAGGGCCAGGAGGCGGCCAGCAAG TGGATCTGGCCAGTGTGCTGACTCCAGAGATCATGGCTCCCATCCTCGCTAACGCAGACGTTCAGGAGCGCCTGCTGCCCTACCTGCCCTCTGGGGAGTCTCTGCCTCAGACTGCAGATGAGATCCAGAACACATTGACCTCGCCCCAGTTCCAGCAG GCACTGGGTATGTTCAGTGCAGCCTTGGCCTCAGGACAGCTTGGCCCCCTCATGTGCCAGTTTGGCCTtcctgcagaggctgtggaggcagCCAACAAAGGAG ATGTGGAAGCGTTTGCCAAAGCCATGCAGAATAACGCCAAATCGGAGCCGAAGGAGGGTGACACGAAAGACAAGAAAGACGAGGAGGAGGATATGAGTCTGGATTAA